The Anguilla rostrata isolate EN2019 chromosome 18, ASM1855537v3, whole genome shotgun sequence genome has a window encoding:
- the LOC135245168 gene encoding coiled-coil domain-containing protein 177 has protein sequence MEERPSSPMLHLDLNNFDTGDAEGSRYVLTSPRSLEACARLGVKPVQLLHKSLANFVEDHRNVSLGEATLLYEVYEKDRRRLVRRCREEREKIIVEGTERGQGSSVKKQAAFETELEQATESQNSEHKKFRKTVLGTSSGTKNTLGHGKTSSESSAGDMTERKSLKPEGTNVSPRELTVTSLGDFRHTPATERKLEKLEREIRKETSVTVPEKDRKIAALMLLKHEDEQARLRQSQRADEQRKEAQRREQLGRLQAERQRRKELERSLRRWQAGQEARRRQREREEALRAELREREAAVQEERWRRHAEEQCAQRRERQEAAMREAQERKHCQERLLREREREERESLERESRVAVEKELRASRSRLVQERREWKRVHQGNQRQQLRHLLLKQVVNDQALAEELAKRSAMEQKLRRSHDNREQAAAAQQQELKERSMREEEQLQEARVRASWQERQEQRQKEALSQLSEQRQDRAAKLVEEQRQEKARQARRANQERERSHLLHMERVRQEEEGLLLQRQSGIARKESRRERLRREKEEALEEARKVARASFQMREKVREHTQSRAFHHMDLEAQLCASLDRVRL, from the coding sequence ATGGAGGAAAGACCTTCCTCTCCGATGCTACACCTGGACCTCAACAACTTTGACACAGGCGACGCCGAAGGCAGCAGGTACGTCTTGACGAGCCCGAGATCTTTGGAAGCATGTGCAAGACTTGGGGTCAAACCAGTACAACTTCTGCATAAGTCGTTGGCCAATTTCGTCGAGGACCACCGGAACGTTTCATTAGGTGAAGCAACTTTGCTTTATGAAGTGTACGAAAAAGATCGCCGGAGGCTTGTGCGTCGGTGtcgcgaggagagagagaaaatcattGTTGAGGGTACGGAAAGGGGCCAGGGGTCGTCCGTTAAAAAACAAGCAGCTTTCGAGACTGAGCTTGAGCAAGCCACCGAGAGCCAGAACTCTGAACACAAAAAGTTCCGAAAAACCGTGCTAGGTACCAGTTCTGGAACGAAAAACACCTTGGGCCACGGAAAGACCAGCAGCGAATCATCGGCAGGTGACATGACTGAGCGCAAGTCCCTCAAGCCTGAGGGCACGAACGTTAGCCCCCGAGAGCTCACCGTCACCAGCCTGGGGGATTTCAGACACACGCCAGCGACCGAGAGGAAACTGGAGAAGCTTGAGAGGGAGATTAGAAAGGAGACTAGCGTAACGGTGCCGGAGAAAGACCGCAAGATCGCCGCGCTGATGCTGCTGAAGCACGAGGACGAGCAGGCGCGCCTGCGGCAGAGCCAGCGCGCGGACGAGCAGCGCAAGGAGGCGCAGAGGAGGGAGCAGTTGGGGCGGTTGCAGGCAGAGCGTCAGCGGCGGAAGGAGCTGGAGCGCAGCTTGCGGAGGTGGCAGGCAGGGCAGGAGGCGCGGCGCCGGCAGCGGGAACGGGAGGAGGCGCTCCGGGCGGAGCTGCGCGAGCGGGAGGCGGCGGTGCAGGAGGAGCGCTGGAGACGACACGCGGAGGAGCAGTGCGCACAGCGGCGGGAGAGGCAGGAGGCGGCGATGAGGGAGGCCCAGGAGCGCAAGCACTGCCAGGAGCGTCTGctgagggagcgggagagggaggagcgggagagcctggagagggagagccgaGTGGCCGTGGAGAAGGAGCTGAGGGCCAGCAGGAGCCGGCTCGTCCAGGAGAGGAGGGAATGGAAGCGGGTGCACCAGGGGAACCAGAGGCAGCAGCTCCGCCACCTCCTGCTCAAGCAGGTGGTGAACGACCAGGCCCTGGCCGAGGAGCTGGCAAAGAGGAGCGCCATGGAGCAGAAGCTGCGGCGTTCCCATGACAACCGTGAGCAGGCGGCGGCCGCGCAGCAGCAGGAGCTCAAGGAGCGGTCGATGCGCGAGGAGGAGCAGCTCCAGGAGGCCCGCGTTCGCGCGAGCTGGCAGGAGCGGCAGGAGCAGCGACAGAAGGAGGCGCTGTCCCAGCTGAGCGAGCAGCGGCAGGATCGAGCGGCGAAGCTGGTCGAGGAGCAGCGGCAGGAAAAGGCCAGGCAGGCCCGCCGGGCCAACCAGGAGCGGGAGCGCTCGCACCTGCTGCACATGGAGAGGGTgcgccaggaggaggaggggctgctCCTCCAGAGGCAGAGCGGCATCGCCCGCAAGGAGAGCCGGAGGGAGCGGCTGCGgcgggagaaggaggaggcgCTGGAGGAGGCCCGCAAGGTGGCCCGCGCCTCCTTTCAGATGCGGGAGAAGGTGAGGGAGCACACGCAGAGCAGGGCCTTCCACCACATGGACCTGGAGGCCCAGCTGTGTGCCAGCCTGGACCGCGTTCGGCTCTGA
- the LOC135245013 gene encoding zinc transporter ZIP9 encodes MDGAIAIILISVAMFVGCFLLGLIPLMFKLSEQKLQYVSVLGAGLLCGTALAIIIPEGVELLENSWRGPVPPCSSGGGRENSSGGTLPPALPTTQGLPPHFFIGVSLVVGFTLMFVVDQIGSYLSIHDPRTGVSSSTSITATLGLVIHAAADGVALGAAVASSQVSVQVIVFLAVILHKAPAALGLVSFLMHSGLEKRQIQKHLLAFSVAAPLLAISTYFILIATGGSSQSRLSATGIGMLFSAGTFLYVATVHVLPEISSRGQQQQQASSHLHHHAGAASYQKGGLGVLESLTLIIGTALPVLLALVLHDN; translated from the exons ATGGACGGAGCAATTGCGATCATTTTGATTTCAGTGGCTATGTTTGTCGGTTGTTTTCTTTTAGGGCTTATTCCACTCATGTTCAAACTGTCAGAG CAAAAGCTGCAGTATGTCAGTGTGCTGGGAGCAGGGCTGCTGTGCGGAACAGCCCTGGCCATCATCATTCCAGAGGGGGTAGAACTTTTGGAAAACTCCTGGAGGG GCCCTGTCCCTCCCTGCTCCagcggggggggcagagagaacaGCAGTGGGGGCACTCTCCCCCCCGCGCTGCCCACCACGCAAGGCCTGCCGCCCCACTTCTTCATCGGGGTGTCCCTGGTGGTGGGCTTCACACTCATGTTCGTGGTGGACCAGATAGGGAGCTACCTCTCCATCCATG ACCCCCGGACGGGCGTGTCCTCCAGCACCAGCATCACGGCCACGCTGGGCCTGGTCATTCATGCGGCCG CTGACGGTGTGGCTCTCGGGGCGGCTGTGGCCTCGTCGCAGGTCTCTGTTCAGGTCATCGTCTTCCTCGCCGTAATCCTGCACAAG gCTCCTGCCGCACTCGGTCTGGTCTCTTTCCTGATGCACTCGGGCCTGGAGAAGAGGCAGATTCAGAAGCATCTTCTGGCCTTCTCGGTCGCAGCGCCCCTACTGGCCATCAGCACTTACTTCATCCTGATCGCG ACCGGCGGCTCCTCCCAGTCCCGCCTGAGCGCCACGGGAATCGGCATGCTGTTCTCCGCCGGCACGTTCCTCTACGTGGCCACCGTGCACGTGCTACCAGAGAtcagcagcagggggcagcagcagcagcaggcctcCTCGCACCTTCACCACCATGCAGGCGCAGCCTCCTACCAGAAGGGGGGGCTGGGAGTCCTGGAGAGCCTCACGCTCATTATCGGGACGGCTCTGCCCGTCCTCCTGGCGCTCGTGCTTCACGACAACTGA